A region from the Macrobrachium nipponense isolate FS-2020 chromosome 47, ASM1510439v2, whole genome shotgun sequence genome encodes:
- the LOC135204792 gene encoding oxidative stress-responsive serine-rich protein 1-like: MASVSDGEDIVRVEEKVGENKSISNPALHCVPPLLPVKSLSQSLNALSFSLSREEVVQIIKEVKNEQDDGKENEATLGDITCEGCARQRSEPTAASLTRDCRGSHAGKHPPFLEYSLANLQLSPAKKKPLLRKSKLAVLGVKYSSEVRSGNSSGVISSLVSSSKDACGGKDLPEGKRVSETCEVSSLLNDVSPLKRGKNSLSTFEVPKSCVFESLNKKTVSEDFASVSQSNNLCSDIRSSVPTKKLEFSPHGCKHRGQPKSRRALYKRRCRRQLPEGELPDLKSLSLSESSETAVYRSCSQQARSPDYEDVTMDELAAYLDNFLYLPKKMSHMAEMMYT, translated from the coding sequence ATGGCATCAGTAAGTGACGGCGAGGATATCGTCAGGGTCGAGGAGAAGGTTGGAGAAAATAAGTCGATCTCGAACCCTGCTCTGCACTGCGTGCCTCCTTTGCTGCCGGTCAAGAGTCTTAGTCAGTCCCTAAATGCTTTAAGCTTCTCCCTCTCGAGGGAGGAGGTTGTCCAGATCATCAAGGAAGTAAAGAACGAGCAGGACGATGGCAAGGAAAACGAGGCTACTCTCGGTGACATCACGTGCGAAGGCTGTGCGCGTCAGCGTAGCGAGCCCACTGCAGCTTCCCTGACGAGAGATTGTCGTGGCTCGCACGCGGGAAAGCATCCTCCGTTCTTAGAGTACTCGCTCGCTAACCTGCAGCTGTCTCCTGCCAAAAAGAAACCATTGTTGAGAAAGAGCAAACTCGCTGTCCTTGGTGTCAAGTACAGCTCGGAAGTGCGGAGTGGGAATTCTTCGGGAGTCATATCCAGTTTAGTGAGTTCTTCCAAAGATGCTTGTGGTGGTAAGGATTTGCCCGAGGGCAAAAGGGTCTCCGAAACGTGCGAGGTCTCCAGTTTGCTAAATGATGTTTCTCCtttgaagagagggaaaaattctcTGAGTACTTTCGAAGTTCCTAAGTCGTGTGTGTTCGAGTCCCTTAACAAAAAGACGGTGTCGGAAGATTTTGCGAGCGTGTCGCAAAGTAATAACCTTTGTAGTGATATTAGAAGTAGTGTTCCGACCAAGAAGCTCGAGTTTTCGCCTCACGGATGTAAGCACCGCGGACAGCCCAAGTCCCGGAGGGCCCTATACAAGCGAAGATGCCGGAGACAGTTGCCGGAAGGCGAGCTGCCAGATCTGAAGAGTTTGTCGCTGTCGGAAAGCTCGGAAACTGCCGTCTACCGCTCGTGCTCACAGCAGGCCCGCAGTCCAGACTACGAGGACGTCACGATGGACGAGTTGGCTGCGTACCTAGATAATTTTCTGTACCTCCCAAAGAAAATGTCTCACATGGCagaaatgatgtatacatga